The Flavobacterium marginilacus genome window below encodes:
- a CDS encoding glycoside hydrolase family 78 protein has protein sequence MNISKSILTFIFLFFFFISNGQISAEHLTCEMTQNPLAVNTNNPRLSWQLVSKELNVTQSAYQILVASSEEKLKKDQGNVWDSGKVNSDKNLQINYGGTSLKNEAKYFWKVKVWNQNGKSSVWSKINSFRIAPSESALNPTWIGAITKADSHLPEGRNYHTATFNKEKKASLINASDSLSRRSIMLRKPFEVKKEIKEAVVYISGLGHYELTINGKKIGNSEFAPLWSDYDKTVNFNTYELSPKELQNGENVIGVLLGNGMYNTLAERYSKFYVSFGPPTLFFKMKVVYKDGSEDIIKSDGSWKYSKSPITYNSIFGGEDYNANLEQKGWNTKGFNDSNWKKVVVQEAPKGILRAQTTSPIIVQKQYEVKEAKELKPNFYIFNMGQNLSGFPTIKVKGKKGQTVRVWVGESLNEDGTVGQGKTGKPYYYDYTLKGEGIEEWRPNFSYYGYQYVQMENINYKEDKDKNLPTLVDLKSNFIYNSAGEAGTFECSNDIFNKAHWLINNAIKSNFQSVFTDCPQREKLGWIEEIHLNGPGLLFNYNLESFIPATMQNISDSQRDNGLIPTIVPEYVVFGGDFTDSPEWGVTGVILPWMYYEYYGDASLIEKYYPVMKKYVDYLGTKATDHIVSHGLGDWYDYGTHAAGYSKNSPIALSATSHYFYGASLVAKAAKLLNKTEDIAKYEALTSDIKEAFNDKFFNAETKQYGTNSQFSNAVPVFMDIVEPQYKEAVMQNLLADIKAKGDRLTTGDVGNRYLFQALAQNGENETMYKMNNHYDAPGYGFQIKFGLTTLTEQWDPRKGNSWNHFMMGQIEEWFYQSLAGIVPDSNNPGFKHFFIQPEVVGDMTFAKAEYQSIYGKIASAWEKKDGKLILKVEIPANTSATIKLPVSNDSEIKMNKKSVSTVFDEKTKKSTLELGSGIYTIECKI, from the coding sequence GTGAATATTTCAAAATCCATATTAACCTTTATTTTTCTTTTTTTCTTTTTTATTTCTAACGGCCAAATTTCTGCTGAACATTTGACCTGTGAAATGACCCAAAATCCATTGGCTGTAAATACAAATAATCCAAGGTTAAGTTGGCAATTGGTTTCAAAAGAATTAAATGTAACACAATCAGCTTATCAAATTTTAGTCGCGTCTTCGGAAGAAAAACTAAAAAAAGATCAAGGCAATGTTTGGGACAGCGGAAAAGTAAACTCGGATAAAAATCTTCAAATAAATTATGGAGGTACTTCTTTAAAAAATGAAGCCAAATACTTTTGGAAAGTAAAAGTTTGGAATCAAAACGGAAAATCTTCGGTTTGGAGTAAAATTAATTCTTTCCGAATTGCACCTTCAGAATCGGCTTTGAATCCGACTTGGATCGGGGCAATTACAAAGGCTGACAGTCATTTGCCGGAAGGCAGAAATTACCACACCGCTACTTTCAACAAAGAGAAAAAAGCGTCTTTAATCAACGCTTCCGATTCTTTGTCCCGCAGAAGTATTATGCTTCGCAAACCTTTTGAAGTAAAAAAAGAAATCAAGGAAGCTGTAGTTTACATTTCAGGTTTAGGACATTACGAACTGACGATTAACGGAAAAAAAATTGGCAATAGCGAATTTGCGCCTTTGTGGTCGGACTACGACAAAACGGTCAATTTCAACACTTATGAATTGAGTCCGAAAGAACTGCAAAATGGTGAAAACGTGATCGGTGTGTTGTTAGGAAACGGAATGTACAATACGCTTGCCGAACGCTATTCGAAATTTTACGTGAGTTTTGGTCCGCCGACTTTATTTTTCAAAATGAAAGTGGTTTACAAAGACGGTTCAGAAGACATCATAAAATCAGACGGAAGCTGGAAATACAGCAAGAGCCCGATTACCTACAACAGCATTTTTGGGGGAGAAGATTATAATGCCAATTTGGAACAAAAAGGTTGGAACACCAAAGGATTTAACGATTCGAATTGGAAGAAAGTAGTCGTTCAGGAAGCGCCAAAAGGAATTTTGAGAGCACAAACGACATCACCAATTATCGTTCAAAAACAATATGAAGTTAAGGAGGCCAAAGAGCTGAAACCTAATTTCTATATTTTTAATATGGGGCAAAATCTTTCCGGTTTTCCGACTATTAAAGTGAAAGGGAAAAAAGGACAAACGGTTCGCGTTTGGGTGGGCGAAAGCTTGAATGAAGACGGAACGGTTGGACAAGGAAAGACTGGAAAACCGTATTATTATGACTATACTTTGAAAGGGGAAGGCATCGAAGAATGGCGACCTAATTTCAGTTATTACGGTTATCAATATGTTCAGATGGAGAACATCAATTACAAAGAAGACAAGGACAAAAATCTTCCGACATTGGTTGATTTGAAATCAAATTTCATATACAATTCGGCGGGAGAAGCGGGAACTTTTGAATGTTCCAATGACATCTTCAATAAAGCACATTGGCTGATTAATAATGCCATAAAAAGTAACTTTCAAAGCGTTTTCACCGATTGTCCGCAACGCGAAAAATTGGGTTGGATAGAAGAAATTCATTTAAATGGTCCTGGATTGCTTTTCAATTATAATTTGGAAAGTTTTATTCCTGCCACGATGCAAAACATTTCCGATTCGCAACGTGACAATGGTTTGATTCCAACGATTGTTCCCGAATATGTTGTCTTTGGAGGCGACTTTACGGATTCTCCGGAATGGGGGGTAACCGGCGTGATTTTGCCGTGGATGTATTACGAATATTACGGTGATGCTTCGTTAATCGAAAAATACTATCCCGTAATGAAAAAGTATGTCGATTATTTAGGTACAAAAGCAACAGACCACATTGTTTCGCACGGATTGGGCGATTGGTACGATTACGGGACACACGCGGCCGGATATTCCAAAAACAGCCCGATTGCACTTTCGGCAACAAGTCATTATTTTTATGGAGCGAGTTTGGTTGCAAAAGCGGCGAAACTGTTGAACAAAACGGAAGATATTGCGAAATATGAAGCTTTGACTTCGGACATTAAAGAGGCATTTAACGACAAATTTTTTAATGCCGAAACCAAACAATACGGTACAAATAGTCAGTTTAGTAACGCTGTTCCTGTTTTTATGGACATAGTGGAACCGCAGTACAAAGAGGCCGTGATGCAGAATTTATTGGCCGATATCAAAGCCAAAGGTGACCGATTGACGACAGGCGATGTGGGAAACCGTTATTTATTTCAAGCTTTGGCACAAAATGGCGAAAACGAAACGATGTACAAAATGAACAACCATTATGATGCGCCGGGTTATGGTTTTCAGATAAAATTTGGTTTGACCACTCTGACCGAACAATGGGATCCCCGAAAAGGAAATTCGTGGAATCACTTTATGATGGGACAAATCGAAGAATGGTTTTACCAAAGCCTTGCCGGAATTGTGCCTGATTCCAACAATCCGGGATTCAAGCATTTCTTCATTCAGCCGGAAGTGGTAGGCGATATGACTTTCGCGAAAGCGGAATACCAATCGATTTATGGAAAAATTGCTTCGGCTTGGGAAAAGAAAGACGGAAAATTAATCCTGAAAGTAGAAATTCCTGCCAATACATCGGCGACCATAAAATTGCCGGTTTCGAATGATTCAGAAATTAAAATGAATAAAAAATCGGTTAGTACAGTTTTTGATGAAAAAACAAAAAAATCAACTTTAGAATTAGGTTCAGGAATTTATACAATTGAATGTAAAATATAG
- a CDS encoding glycoside hydrolase family 43 protein, with protein MFTIKKHSNNHISAPSPLGRVGVGILLFFTLLSYSQKKKEIYLFTSFREPATEGLYLAYSEDGYNWKGLEGSFLKPEIGGSETKIMRDPSITKGADGTYHLVWTTDWKGGNGFGYASSKDLIHWSEQQYIPVMKHEPEVVNVWAPEIFYDDVKKEYIIIWASTIPFRFAKGVEDEKNNHRMYFVTTKDFKTFSDTKLYYDPGFSVIDCVIVKKGKNDYVLVLKDNTRPMRNIKVAFGKSPLGPFGKSSEPLTAYLSEGPTVVKVGKKWLLYYDNYGSKNYKALSTSDFVKFEDVSSKISLPEGHKHGTITTISEEVLKGLIEKK; from the coding sequence ATGTTCACAATAAAAAAACATTCCAATAATCACATCTCGGCTCCCTCTCCTTTGGGGAGGGTTGGGGTGGGGATTTTATTATTTTTCACTTTATTAAGTTATTCCCAAAAAAAGAAAGAAATCTATTTGTTCACGTCTTTCAGGGAACCTGCTACTGAAGGTTTGTATCTCGCCTACAGCGAAGACGGCTATAATTGGAAAGGCCTTGAAGGATCGTTTCTAAAACCCGAAATTGGCGGAAGCGAAACCAAAATTATGCGTGATCCATCAATCACAAAAGGCGCAGACGGAACCTATCATTTGGTTTGGACAACCGATTGGAAAGGCGGAAACGGTTTTGGATATGCTAGTTCAAAAGATTTGATTCATTGGTCAGAACAACAATATATTCCCGTGATGAAACACGAACCCGAAGTGGTAAACGTGTGGGCTCCCGAAATTTTCTATGACGATGTCAAGAAAGAATACATCATTATTTGGGCATCAACCATTCCATTCCGATTTGCAAAAGGAGTGGAAGACGAAAAAAACAACCACCGAATGTATTTCGTAACCACTAAGGATTTCAAAACCTTTTCGGATACCAAATTATATTATGATCCCGGTTTCAGTGTGATTGACTGCGTGATTGTCAAAAAAGGCAAGAACGATTATGTTTTGGTTTTAAAAGATAATACAAGACCAATGCGAAACATTAAAGTGGCTTTCGGGAAATCGCCTTTGGGGCCTTTCGGAAAAAGTTCGGAGCCATTGACGGCCTATCTTTCAGAAGGGCCAACAGTGGTAAAAGTCGGTAAAAAATGGCTGTTGTATTATGACAATTACGGATCCAAAAACTATAAAGCCCTAAGTACTTCCGATTTTGTAAAATTCGAAGATGTTTCCTCAAAAATAAGCCTTCCCGAAGGACACAAACACGGAACGATTACAACTATTTCCGAAGAAGTTTTAAAAGGATTAATTGAAAAGAAGTAA
- a CDS encoding acetylxylan esterase, whose product MKNLKNITFTLLISIFTLTLANAQCTSDTNFRRPVSETLQKIATIFKVTINDDRGLLKGKELDYADWRIEPGNLPISLTNILAPFELMYFKQPDGSYIIRKYENHKVSVDKGRERLNYLTTLYSNAAEWEARKKEIKACMITSFGLDKAPPMPKSKPILTPKRIYKDYSIENIALEILPGVYTTGSIYKPYPLNKKVAVILTPDGHFGDGRYRKDEQYRCAIMAKMGAIVVSYDLFAWGESLLQFPEEIHRNSIASTVQVLSGIRLLDYLSTQKNVDMTRVGVTGGSGGGSHTMFLAALDDRIKVSAPVVMVSSHFSGGCPCESGRGIHLCGNGTNNAEISAMMAPKPQLIVSDGKDWTLAVPELEFPFIQRTYDFYGKKDLVENAHFANEGHDFGVSKRMALYPFMAKYLGLDLKKLQNEKGEIDESTCVIEPYDKLYVFGNKAENLPKNALKDINKLYEMFGEKNLKVYEVKK is encoded by the coding sequence ATGAAAAATTTAAAAAACATAACCTTTACGTTACTAATCTCAATTTTTACATTGACTTTAGCAAACGCGCAATGCACTTCGGATACCAATTTCAGGAGACCGGTTTCGGAAACGCTTCAAAAAATTGCAACCATTTTTAAGGTTACCATCAATGACGATCGCGGTTTGCTAAAAGGAAAGGAACTCGATTATGCCGATTGGAGAATTGAACCGGGAAATTTGCCAATTTCACTAACGAATATTTTGGCTCCGTTTGAGTTGATGTACTTCAAACAGCCGGATGGGAGTTACATCATCCGTAAATATGAAAACCATAAAGTTTCGGTCGATAAAGGCAGAGAGCGTTTAAACTATCTGACGACTTTGTACTCGAATGCAGCAGAATGGGAAGCGCGCAAAAAAGAAATAAAAGCCTGTATGATTACGTCATTTGGTTTGGACAAGGCTCCGCCAATGCCGAAATCAAAACCAATTTTAACTCCAAAAAGAATTTACAAAGATTACAGTATTGAGAACATCGCACTTGAAATTCTTCCGGGCGTTTATACTACAGGATCGATCTATAAACCGTATCCACTAAACAAAAAAGTGGCAGTTATCTTAACGCCCGATGGACATTTTGGTGACGGAAGATATAGAAAAGACGAGCAGTACCGTTGTGCCATAATGGCCAAAATGGGAGCAATCGTAGTGAGTTATGATTTATTTGCCTGGGGCGAATCGTTGCTTCAATTTCCCGAAGAAATACACCGAAACAGCATTGCATCGACCGTTCAGGTTTTGAGCGGAATACGTTTATTGGATTATTTATCGACTCAGAAAAACGTCGATATGACCCGTGTTGGCGTTACCGGTGGTTCTGGCGGAGGCTCGCATACGATGTTTTTGGCGGCTTTGGATGACCGAATTAAAGTTTCGGCACCCGTGGTGATGGTTTCGTCACATTTTTCTGGAGGATGTCCCTGCGAAAGCGGTCGGGGAATTCACCTTTGCGGTAACGGAACCAATAATGCTGAAATCTCGGCAATGATGGCACCAAAACCACAATTGATTGTTTCCGACGGAAAAGACTGGACACTGGCCGTTCCCGAATTGGAATTCCCTTTTATTCAAAGAACTTATGATTTTTACGGCAAGAAAGATTTGGTTGAAAATGCCCATTTTGCCAATGAAGGACACGATTTTGGGGTTTCAAAACGTATGGCGTTGTATCCCTTTATGGCAAAATATTTAGGTCTGGATTTAAAGAAATTACAAAATGAAAAAGGCGAAATCGACGAATCAACCTGCGTGATTGAACCTTACGATAAATTATATGTTTTTGGCAATAAAGCCGAAAATCTGCCGAAAAACGCATTGAAAGACATTAACAAATTATATGAAATGTTCGGGGAAAAAAATCTGAAGGTTTACGAGGTTAAGAAGTAA
- a CDS encoding glycoside hydrolase family 28 protein, with protein MKIKNIIILLFFITGLNTAFANDGWYNILNEGGNNKGIKCTEAIQNAIEKASKNGGGTIFFPAGEYLTGALKLRSNITIYLDSGALLKFSENFDDYLPYVEMRYEGIVMQTFSPLFYAKDAENITIKGRGVIDGQGKAWWNEVYRIETAKGPIPETKYQTMWVEQNKGIVYESYYKRTIDKHFFRPSFFQTYNCKNILIEGVTFQNSPFWTINPEFCDNVTVTGITIFNPYSPNTDGINPSSCKNVHISDCHISVGDDCITIKSGRDADGRKYGKACENVTITNCTMLSGHGGVVIGSEMSGGIKKVTISNCVFDGTDRGIRIKSARGRGGVVEDIRVDNIVMKNIKEEAFVLDLFYDKDNAVEPVTERTPIFRNIHMSNITGGNVNKAGVIRGISEMPIQNISFSDINIDGKEGFSVITASDVEFHDVKVNATVGSSFKISDSKNLILDNSGSSTPIKGTPVIKLDNVSNVMINNNFPFNATDIFIEADGKETKNIFVKNNVFNNVSTVVKKGASLDKKAIVE; from the coding sequence ATGAAAATCAAAAACATTATAATATTACTCTTCTTCATCACCGGATTGAATACCGCTTTCGCAAATGACGGCTGGTACAACATCCTAAATGAAGGAGGAAACAACAAAGGCATAAAATGCACCGAAGCCATTCAGAATGCCATTGAAAAAGCATCGAAAAACGGTGGCGGAACCATCTTTTTTCCTGCCGGAGAATATTTGACAGGAGCATTAAAACTAAGAAGCAACATCACCATTTATTTAGATTCAGGTGCGCTTCTGAAATTTTCAGAGAATTTTGATGATTACCTGCCTTATGTGGAAATGCGTTATGAAGGAATCGTTATGCAGACATTTTCTCCATTATTTTATGCAAAAGATGCCGAAAATATTACCATCAAAGGAAGAGGTGTAATCGACGGTCAGGGAAAAGCGTGGTGGAATGAAGTCTATCGAATAGAAACTGCCAAAGGCCCGATTCCGGAAACCAAATACCAAACGATGTGGGTAGAACAAAACAAAGGAATTGTTTATGAATCTTACTACAAAAGAACGATTGACAAACACTTTTTCAGACCTTCTTTCTTTCAAACGTATAATTGCAAAAACATTTTGATCGAAGGTGTGACCTTCCAAAATTCGCCTTTTTGGACAATAAATCCCGAATTCTGTGACAATGTTACCGTTACGGGAATCACGATTTTCAATCCGTATTCACCCAATACAGACGGAATCAATCCTTCTTCCTGCAAGAATGTGCACATCTCGGACTGTCATATCAGCGTTGGTGACGATTGTATTACCATCAAATCGGGTCGTGACGCAGACGGTCGCAAATACGGAAAAGCTTGTGAGAACGTAACAATTACCAATTGCACAATGTTAAGTGGTCACGGCGGGGTCGTTATCGGAAGCGAAATGTCTGGCGGAATCAAAAAAGTCACTATTTCCAACTGCGTTTTTGACGGCACCGATAGAGGAATCCGCATCAAATCGGCTCGTGGACGCGGAGGTGTTGTCGAAGATATTCGCGTTGATAATATCGTGATGAAAAACATCAAGGAAGAAGCTTTTGTTTTGGATTTGTTTTACGATAAAGACAATGCAGTGGAACCGGTTACTGAGCGAACTCCGATTTTCAGAAACATTCATATGAGTAATATTACCGGTGGAAACGTAAATAAAGCGGGAGTTATTCGAGGAATTTCCGAAATGCCAATTCAGAATATCTCTTTTTCAGACATCAACATTGATGGAAAAGAAGGTTTCTCAGTAATCACGGCATCTGATGTTGAATTTCACGATGTAAAAGTGAATGCGACAGTGGGATCCTCTTTCAAAATCAGCGATTCTAAAAATCTGATTCTTGACAATTCAGGTTCGTCAACTCCTATAAAAGGAACTCCGGTTATCAAATTGGACAATGTTTCGAATGTAATGATTAACAATAATTTCCCTTTCAATGCAACCGATATTTTCATCGAAGCAGACGGAAAAGAAACGAAAAATATTTTTGTAAAAAATAATGTTTTCAACAACGTTTCGACGGTAGTTAAAAAAGGTGCGAGTTTAGATAAAAAAGCAATTGTAGAATAA
- a CDS encoding six-hairpin glycosidase, whose amino-acid sequence MTAFKNIKTNIVTASAILLTCGAVTSALAQNDTIRYTGKTLSNVDYHHGQLAPAVGVHATQIMRASREHPEKADGLGWTYNHQPMMAYWNNTFYLNYLSDPTGEHIPPSQTFLMTSKDGVTWTKPTVLFPIYKVPDGFKKEGMEGVAKNMDAIMHQRIGFYVTSDKKLIAMGYYGVALDKKDDPNDGKGIGRVVREIYKDGTFGPIYFIRYNKTGNPLPTTFPFYTKSKDKKFIKACDELLSKPLLMQQWVEEADRDDELIPLKKQYKAFNYYHLPNGNVVGLWKFALTSISKDEGKTWEYIPTRAPGFVNSNAKIWGQKTSDNRYATVYNPSEYRWPLAISTSDDGLNYKDLLLVHGEVSPMRYGGNYKSAGPQYVRGISETDGTPPDGKLWVSYSMNKEDIWVASIPVPVTSEVKENVNDVFNDLPNGEELKLWNTYDLAWASAKVEKKTDGKKSLTLRDQDAFDYSRAERVIPFAKKMEATFTVKPEQNNHGLLQVEFQNAQGLPAIRLEFDSDGELKAKNGARFGGIMKYEAGKEYTVTVKLNVASRSYTVKVNDGKETNKIFYAPVDGISRIMFRTGEQRYTPNADTEPDTPDFTDLPDTGKLIPEAVFNIESLVTKKEQ is encoded by the coding sequence ATGACTGCATTTAAAAACATAAAAACCAATATCGTAACAGCATCAGCAATCCTATTGACTTGCGGAGCTGTAACTTCTGCATTGGCACAAAATGATACCATACGATATACAGGAAAAACACTTTCGAATGTTGATTACCACCACGGGCAATTAGCTCCCGCAGTTGGAGTTCACGCCACACAGATAATGCGCGCGAGCAGGGAACATCCCGAAAAAGCCGATGGTTTGGGATGGACCTACAATCATCAACCGATGATGGCGTATTGGAACAACACCTTTTATTTGAATTATTTGAGCGATCCAACAGGAGAACATATTCCGCCAAGTCAAACTTTTTTAATGACTTCAAAAGATGGTGTAACTTGGACAAAACCTACAGTACTTTTCCCAATTTACAAAGTTCCCGATGGTTTTAAAAAAGAAGGAATGGAAGGCGTTGCCAAAAATATGGATGCGATTATGCACCAACGCATTGGCTTTTATGTTACTTCCGACAAAAAATTGATTGCTATGGGTTATTATGGCGTAGCATTGGATAAAAAAGACGACCCAAATGACGGAAAAGGAATTGGCCGTGTCGTTCGCGAAATCTACAAAGACGGGACTTTTGGCCCGATTTATTTTATCCGATATAATAAAACCGGAAATCCGTTGCCAACAACCTTTCCGTTTTACACCAAAAGCAAGGACAAGAAATTTATCAAAGCTTGTGACGAATTATTGTCTAAACCTTTGTTGATGCAACAATGGGTGGAAGAAGCCGATCGTGATGATGAATTGATTCCGTTAAAAAAACAATACAAAGCTTTTAATTATTACCATTTGCCAAACGGAAATGTAGTCGGTTTATGGAAATTTGCTTTGACATCCATCAGTAAAGACGAAGGAAAAACTTGGGAATACATCCCAACAAGAGCGCCTGGTTTTGTCAACAGCAATGCCAAGATTTGGGGACAAAAAACTTCGGATAACCGTTATGCAACTGTTTATAATCCGTCAGAATACCGTTGGCCATTGGCTATTTCAACTTCTGATGACGGATTGAACTACAAAGATTTATTGTTGGTTCACGGCGAAGTGAGTCCGATGCGTTACGGCGGAAACTACAAATCGGCAGGCCCACAATACGTTCGAGGCATTTCCGAAACTGACGGAACTCCGCCTGACGGAAAACTGTGGGTAAGCTACAGTATGAACAAAGAAGATATTTGGGTGGCTTCGATTCCGGTTCCGGTGACTAGCGAAGTGAAAGAAAATGTCAATGATGTTTTCAATGATTTACCAAATGGCGAAGAATTAAAATTATGGAATACCTATGATTTGGCTTGGGCTTCCGCCAAAGTGGAAAAGAAAACTGACGGCAAAAAAAGCCTAACTTTAAGAGATCAAGATGCTTTTGATTATTCCCGTGCCGAGCGCGTGATTCCGTTTGCAAAAAAAATGGAAGCCACTTTTACCGTTAAGCCCGAACAAAACAATCACGGTTTACTGCAGGTCGAATTTCAAAATGCGCAAGGACTTCCTGCGATTCGTTTAGAATTCGATTCGGATGGGGAATTGAAAGCAAAAAATGGCGCCCGTTTTGGGGGAATTATGAAATATGAAGCCGGAAAGGAATATACTGTTACGGTTAAACTGAATGTGGCTAGCCGTTCTTATACCGTAAAAGTGAATGACGGCAAGGAAACCAACAAGATATTTTATGCTCCGGTTGACGGAATTTCACGCATTATGTTCCGCACGGGAGAGCAACGTTATACACCAAATGCAGACACAGAACCCGATACACCGGATTTTACAGATTTGCCGGATACAGGAAAATTAATCCCCGAGGCGGTGTTTAATATTGAATCGTTGGTTACTAAAAAGGAACAATAA
- a CDS encoding IS110 family transposase, producing the protein MENFKKMQVLNTNAAGIDVGSRSHFVAVGQEDNQIKEFNVYQSGLTELVVFLKTNQIKTIAMESTGSYWQSLFMLLQSEGFEVILVQGTQTKNLKAKTDVKDAQWIQKLHSLGLLRGSFLPCESTLQIRTLHRHGESLVEESVKYVNKMQKALRLMNFRLDVAISDIVGVSGIRIIKSILSGETSGEKLAENCDKPVKKSKEEIADALQGKINPELLHELSDCFDIYLFIQEKIKKNSLKINEVLQQQTQEIVLPENIEMVKKNRSRKKEIQLDVQSHCCKLFGVDLFAIECISEGTVASFLAEVGTDIYKFQTAKQFVSWLRLAPNNKISGGKILSSKTPKGKNKFALTLRNAANSIDRKKEGYLMLFFKRVAYKKGRGAAITATARKIAIIMWNMIVKRTHYSPVNTEEYIQEMKTKKILQINKMIKKYKIETNYLSVI; encoded by the coding sequence ATGGAAAATTTTAAAAAAATGCAAGTTTTAAATACAAATGCGGCAGGAATTGATGTTGGTTCCCGATCTCATTTTGTTGCAGTTGGACAAGAAGACAATCAAATTAAAGAGTTCAATGTTTATCAATCGGGACTAACTGAATTAGTTGTTTTTCTTAAAACGAATCAAATCAAAACCATTGCCATGGAATCCACTGGGAGTTATTGGCAATCTTTATTCATGTTATTACAAAGTGAAGGATTTGAAGTTATTTTGGTTCAAGGAACCCAAACAAAAAACTTGAAAGCAAAAACCGATGTAAAAGATGCTCAATGGATACAGAAATTGCATTCATTAGGATTATTGAGAGGATCTTTCCTTCCTTGCGAAAGTACTTTGCAAATTCGAACGTTACATCGACATGGCGAAAGTTTGGTGGAAGAAAGTGTCAAATATGTAAACAAAATGCAAAAAGCATTACGTTTAATGAATTTTCGATTAGATGTTGCTATAAGCGATATTGTAGGAGTTTCAGGCATTCGAATCATCAAATCTATTTTGTCTGGAGAAACATCTGGTGAAAAATTGGCTGAGAATTGCGACAAACCAGTAAAGAAAAGCAAGGAGGAAATAGCGGATGCTTTACAAGGAAAAATCAATCCTGAATTATTACATGAATTATCGGATTGTTTTGATATTTATCTTTTTATACAAGAAAAAATAAAGAAAAACAGCCTAAAGATAAATGAAGTTTTACAACAGCAGACACAAGAAATTGTCTTACCTGAGAATATCGAAATGGTAAAAAAGAACAGAAGTCGAAAAAAAGAAATACAACTGGATGTTCAATCTCATTGCTGCAAATTATTTGGTGTAGATTTATTTGCTATCGAATGCATTAGCGAAGGAACAGTTGCAAGTTTTTTGGCAGAAGTAGGAACTGATATTTACAAATTTCAAACAGCAAAACAATTTGTAAGCTGGCTTCGATTAGCTCCTAATAATAAAATTAGCGGAGGGAAAATATTGAGCAGTAAAACTCCTAAAGGCAAAAATAAATTTGCATTGACCTTAAGAAATGCAGCCAATTCAATTGACAGGAAAAAAGAGGGGTATTTGATGTTGTTTTTTAAAAGAGTTGCATACAAAAAAGGAAGAGGGGCTGCAATCACGGCAACAGCTCGAAAAATTGCCATCATAATGTGGAATATGATTGTGAAAAGAACGCATTATAGTCCTGTTAATACAGAAGAATATATTCAAGAAATGAAGACTAAAAAGATTTTACAAATAAATAAAATGATAAAAAAATACAAAATAGAAACTAATTATTTATCAGTGATTTAA